CCTGCCCGAGCAAAGTGGACAATTGAAAGACGCGTATAACGTCGGGAGCCCAAAGGAGTATTGTTCATCAAAACCATTATCATGACATCACTGTCATCTAGCCTAGTCCCTTTCGCCAGAATTTACCATTACGGGCGGCGCATTTTTGCCCAAAGGTATAGCCCCGAGAGACTGGTAAAGCACAAAATTAAAAAGGCGATATCCACAAGCCACAGACCGAACGCACCGAAGAATCGACCACTGTGCATGTCTTGAACGACACGCGCCCAATTTAGCCAATGGGCTCTATAGCGCTTGCGCCACAAAGTGGATGCTTCGTGTGATAGTGGATAAGTGCGCTGCCAATGCACGGGCAACGTCTCTGGCGCTTCATGCCAGTCCCACCCATCGACCGTGAAATAGCGCTTTCGGTCAACGGTTTCAACCACCAGTTCTCCCGTTTCACTACTCCCTGCTCGAGCCGGGGGGAGCTCAAGTAACGTCGCCAAATCGATTTCCTCGAGTGCCCTGCCTGTCTGGTCAAATAGCCACAAAACCGAACCGCATATGCTCCAATAGCCGTCACGCATGACACCGGCACCAAGCATGCGCCCAGTGCACTCCATCACCTGCTGCTTGGGCAACCAGAGGAGATCGTCCGTTTTAACCCAGATTAGCTCACCTGCTTTAGCCAAAACGATTTCGTCGGGCGCCTGAATGTCATACCAATCCAAGAGCCAACCCTGATTCACTGGCCGCTTGTCCAATGAAAAATCGTGAGCATGATTTAATAAAAGGCCGGTCACTATCCAATACAGCAAGACGCTCCCTGCCACAATGGCGAGGCGACGGTGCCACTCTCGGAAAAATCTCTGCCACATCAAATTAAGACGACGTCGTTTCTTCATCTAAGGCTTCGGACGTGTCACCTGATCCAGCAAAAGTGCCATTTTAGAGACTTTTATCAAGGCCTGCACGGATAATGTCGCGCCCGTGATGCCGTCAATGTGTTTGGAGAGCTGGTTGTTTTGCGTCAAATACACGCCGTAAAATTGTTTGGTGAAAAATTTATGCCGTACTTCGTCACCCCGTGACTCCCTATACTCAAGCACTCGCACATCGGTAATGACTCCGTTAGCTACGGTGATGCCAACGGTGATGTATTCTTCCTTGCCAACTTCCTTCAATGCCCACACACTGCGATTGCCTTGACGCCAATACCTCACTCTGAGCTGAGGGTACTCATGGCCAAGAATCGCTTTGACCTGTTCTGCAATCCTCCCTTCTAACCAAACAACCTTTGATTTTGGGGCAGACGCCCCAAAGACTGTCCGCGCATACTCCAACGGTGTCATATAAACCACCGCGTGCGTCACCACAGAAAACAAAAATGCGAGCGCACAGCCAGCGGCTGTGCGCTTCAAACGGGAGCATTTGACGAGTTTAGAAGGCATAACCCACACCGAGGTTCAATGCATGACCATCCAGTGCACCATCGAAACTGCTGTAGTCCGCTTTGAGCACAACATTCGGGTGCAACCAGTAATTAATACCAACATCGGTTTGCTCCTTCACCGTATCCGCTGAGTTCCCAGCCTCATTGTCCCACTCGTTGTAACGGGCGAAGACACCAAGTTTGTCTGACAAACGGTAGCTCGGCTCAATGTACCAACCGCTCTGCTCATCGCGCCCTAAGGCTTCTGCGCCAGCGCCGTCCAATGACCAAGCGGCGTACAAGGCTCGCAACTCAAACGGTCCTTTTTTATAGACGCCGTGCGCCGAAAACAGGGTGGCTTCGACGCCTTCAACGCCTTGCGTGACGTCATCTTGCCACTGCATTGTGGCCGCCAGCTCCAATCCGGCAATGCCAGTAAATTTCACACGGCCGGTAAAAGCCAAATTGTCGGCTTTCGCTTTCGCAACCTTTTGCCTTCCTTCACGAACCAAGTAGGCTTGACCACCCGTCGTCGGCACATTCAAGCCACCTGTGACCGCGAAGTCAAACTGCCAGCCTCCTTTAGGATGCAAGACAAGGCCCGCACCCCCTTCCCTCCAAGTGGTTGGTACGATGTTTTTTTCCACCGGATTGCGTTCAACACCGTAGAAAGTGTTGGGCTCGTGGGTTTCGTTCAAAATACCAACCGGCACCAAAAAGAGGCCATATTTGGCGACCGAGGTGTCGCTAAGCCGATGCGCGATGTAGGCTTGTTCTAGCTCAACTTCCCCCGGGCCATCCTCACCCACAAGTGAATGCTCGACCTCAAGTTCGGAATAAAACCGGACGCTGTCACTGAACTTATGATTGAGGAATAACACAAACCGGTGAACGTCAAGTTCATCGCCACCGTCTGTGTTGTTGTAGTGTAACTCGCCATATCCACCAATTTTAGTATTGGACTCGGTGCCTGCCTGCTTTTCGTCCAGCTTGTCCACTGCTACATTCAAACGCGCTTGAAGTGTCTCAATTTCCTTTTGCTGCTTCGCCAGCGCTTCGCGCAAATCGGCGTCGTCTTGCGCCAGAACAGGTACACTGGAAACCCCCGCTAAAATACATGCGGCCAATATAGATTTTTTCATTGATGACGCTCCTATATGTTGTTCACCCCCAAAAGGTGGGAGGTAAGATACACAAATTCAAACGCGAATGCAAACGATTCGCATTTGTTTTATCCATTGGTTTTATGGTACATCAGACTCTGAGCGACCGACCTTGATATTGGTCAAAAGGCAATAAAAAAGGGCCTAACGGCCCTTTTTTGTTCGTTCAATGAAGCTTACCGAAAGCTCACCTCCGTATTGGCTAGAATCCACACCAAGGCGGCGTACGCAGCGGTATTTTGACGGATATTCCTTGGGTCAATTTTGTCGAGCGTGTCATTTGCGGTATGGTGCCAATCAAAATAATCGGTGCCGTCTTGCTCCAAGTCGAACACAGGCATGCCTTGGCTGCGCAATGGATACATATCCGGCCCACCGCTTCCTTCATTGTCGCCAAGCTCGATTCCCAATGGTCGCAAAACGGGCATCACTTGAGCAAAAAAACCTCTGGCCTTCGGGTTGACCCGTGTTCTCAACGCATAGATCGGGCCAGCACCGAAATCTGATTCCCCGCCTATCACATGATTTTTCAAACTACCACGGTTGCGTTCCGCATAGCTGCGGGCGCCCCAAAGCCCCATTTCTTCGTTGGCAAAAAGCACAACCCTAACGCTTCTTTTGGGGCGTTTCCCACTGCTGCCAATCAAGTGAGCCGCAGCCGTCGTGATAGCAACCCCCGCGCCGTCGTCAACCGCACCCGTTCCAAGATCCCAAGAATCAAGGTGACCGCCAATAATGATAATTTTGTCCGGACGTTCCGTTCCATTGATTTGCGCGATCACATTGTGGGAAACCGCTACTTGGTCAATTTTCGGTGTCAAAGTGAGGTGCAATCGTACAGGTCGCTCGTACTTAAATACGCGAACCAACAAATCGGCGTCAGGATTAGACAAGGCGGCAGCCGGTATGGTCGGTTGCCCAGGCTTCCAGCGCGTCATGCCTGTGTGTGGCAACCGATTGCTATCGGTGCCGATAGAGCGAATGAGCAAG
This sequence is a window from Gammaproteobacteria bacterium. Protein-coding genes within it:
- a CDS encoding porin gives rise to the protein MKKSILAACILAGVSSVPVLAQDDADLREALAKQQKEIETLQARLNVAVDKLDEKQAGTESNTKIGGYGELHYNNTDGGDELDVHRFVLFLNHKFSDSVRFYSELEVEHSLVGEDGPGEVELEQAYIAHRLSDTSVAKYGLFLVPVGILNETHEPNTFYGVERNPVEKNIVPTTWREGGAGLVLHPKGGWQFDFAVTGGLNVPTTGGQAYLVREGRQKVAKAKADNLAFTGRVKFTGIAGLELAATMQWQDDVTQGVEGVEATLFSAHGVYKKGPFELRALYAAWSLDGAGAEALGRDEQSGWYIEPSYRLSDKLGVFARYNEWDNEAGNSADTVKEQTDVGINYWLHPNVVLKADYSSFDGALDGHALNLGVGYAF
- a CDS encoding peptidase M28 family protein, with translation MRYLQKFTAVFLAMVVATNVLSAPPTYQIPKHVIKEATELRERALRDDTAWHLLSGLTTEVGPRLAGSPKDTEAVQWAVNCLKKLAFDKVWLEEVRFPKWTRGKETARLMAPFQQPLHVTALGFSGSTGEQGITAEVVHFRTLADLQAVPDGALKGKIAFISHRMERHRDGHGYGPAVAARSQGPAVALKKGAVALLIRSIGTDSNRLPHTGMTRWKPGQPTIPAAALSNPDADLLVRVFKYERPVRLHLTLTPKIDQVAVSHNVIAQINGTERPDKIIIIGGHLDSWDLGTGAVDDGAGVAITTAAAHLIGSSGKRPKRSVRVVLFANEEMGLWGARSYAERNRGSLKNHVIGGESDFGAGPIYALRTRVNPKARGFFAQVMPVLRPLGIELGDNEGSGGPDMYPLRSQGMPVFDLEQDGTDYFDWHHTANDTLDKIDPRNIRQNTAAYAALVWILANTEVSFR
- a CDS encoding PepSY domain-containing protein, which translates into the protein MKKRRRLNLMWQRFFREWHRRLAIVAGSVLLYWIVTGLLLNHAHDFSLDKRPVNQGWLLDWYDIQAPDEIVLAKAGELIWVKTDDLLWLPKQQVMECTGRMLGAGVMRDGYWSICGSVLWLFDQTGRALEEIDLATLLELPPARAGSSETGELVVETVDRKRYFTVDGWDWHEAPETLPVHWQRTYPLSHEASTLWRKRYRAHWLNWARVVQDMHSGRFFGAFGLWLVDIAFLILCFTSLSGLYLWAKMRRP
- a CDS encoding FMN-binding protein, giving the protein MPSKLVKCSRLKRTAAGCALAFLFSVVTHAVVYMTPLEYARTVFGASAPKSKVVWLEGRIAEQVKAILGHEYPQLRVRYWRQGNRSVWALKEVGKEEYITVGITVANGVITDVRVLEYRESRGDEVRHKFFTKQFYGVYLTQNNQLSKHIDGITGATLSVQALIKVSKMALLLDQVTRPKP